The genomic DNA GTGTCGGGCTGTCTTCCAGTGGAGACCAGAACGCTGGAGGGTCGGCCGGGGGTCCCTCCCCCAGAGACGGCGTTCCGCTGGAGGCCGTGATGGAGCAGATCTCTGCTCTGGCTGGTGACCCGGTGAAGTTCTCTGTTATCAGTGGGACCTGGAAGTTGGGTAGAGCATCGTGGCTCCTGGTCCCAGCTGCAGTGAAGTCCGAGCGCTGACCTGGAGAAGCTGTGCAGCTCTGAGATGACTCGGCAGGATATCCACAGTTTGCTTCCTGGCTTTTGGCAGCATCGTACATGTAGTCAGGGAGAAGGGCGGAGCTGGAGAAGCTGTGGGCGGAGGAGTGTGTCGCAGCTGAAGGACTCAGAGAGGTCAGAGTGTCTCCAGAGGACGAGGAAGACGTGACTTCATAAACTGAACTTCTGAGGCCGTGTCCAGACGAGGACAAGGACTCGCTGGACGTGTCGATGGTGTCTCTGTCCTTCAGTCCCAGTGTTCTCAGAACCCACAGGTCCAGGTTTGGCTCTGAGGAGACGGAGCTGAGCTCGGCAGTCAGGTTCCTGCAGACTCTCTTGCTGACCAGCGGAGACGCCAGCTGATGACCAGCGGCGTGGAGCGAGACGCCATCGCTGACGGACATCAGGTTCCTCTTGAGCTTCCTCCTCCCATCAGCTGTTAGACTCTGTTGAGGgaacacggagagagagagagtgaacacACCTTACTGTCTCTATTCATGACTTTATTACAGAAAGTGTTTCAGTCTCAGTCTCAGTATGGAAATCAACTggagtttaaaaaacagtaaataaagatggacgacaggtctctgcttcctctggaGTTATGAACAGAAAGCAGGATGGTTGGTGCATTCAGGATCGAATAGGAAACTCCAGAACCCAAGACTTCACACAAATAGATTAGACTGTAATGTGTAAGTATGTTCGGTCATGTTGAAcattggattgattgattgatcgacTGATgtcataaataaagtttgatgaaGGTGAACAGACTTTAGCTTTCTCCTGGAGTCTCCTGACcaatgaggagctgaggaacTCTCGGAGCTGGTTGTTCTCGTCCTGCAGGCGGAGCAGCTCCTCGTCCCGCTGCAGCAGGACGTCCCgcagctggacacacacagggacacacacagggactcaCACATTAACCACACACTCATGATATATCACCACAGGTTAACCACAAGTTAACACAAAGCAGGTGGACCGTACACCggtcatgtgatgtaaacaggaagtagatgttCAGGTGTTTGtacctgtttgtttctctggatGTGCGGCGACAGCTGCTCCGTCCACGTgcgaccagcagggggcgagcAGCTGAAGACACACTGAgactctgacacacaaacacacagagagagaataaatCGTTGCTTCTAAAATATCTTTCATATGATTACACATCATCCGtctgctgtgtgcatgtgcagccTCTAGTGGCCATAAGAGGGACTGCACCTCCTGACTCTGAGGTTTTCCCCGTCAGCAACAAAAATTAAAATCATCCattgaatgaaaatgaatgtcAATGAACCCTGGTATAAATCAGCTGAAATATTAAACAGCTGCATAATAGTTATATCAATGAAAATTAATTTGTAACTGGAACTACAACTGGAACTTGAACTTACAACTTGTAACAATAACTGTAACTTATGACAATATCTTTTAACTG from Limanda limanda chromosome 6, fLimLim1.1, whole genome shotgun sequence includes the following:
- the gmnc gene encoding geminin coiled-coil domain-containing protein 1 translates to METLAPVWAHDPCDLSDLREKQQAPATEWESQCVFSCSPPAGRTWTEQLSPHIQRNKQLRDVLLQRDEELLRLQDENNQLREFLSSSLVRRLQEKAKSLTADGRRKLKRNLMSVSDGVSLHAAGHQLASPLVSKRVCRNLTAELSSVSSEPNLDLWVLRTLGLKDRDTIDTSSESLSSSGHGLRSSVYEVTSSSSSGDTLTSLSPSAATHSSAHSFSSSALLPDYMYDAAKSQEANCGYPAESSQSCTASPGQRSDFTAAGTRSHDALPNFQVPLITENFTGSPARAEICSITASSGTPSLGEGPPADPPAFWSPLEDSPTPPEGTNQFGPPVKIIHFSPLSSSSPVQNRPCPRGCSPTSPSGGWRPAAAPQTPRSRSDLAFTMSLSPSSSVKTHSFPQGQAFVSKDTDRRWNFTWLPRQGP